GAGCGAATTGGCGATGCTTTTCATGTGTTCAGGGAATTGTTTGTAATAAAACTCGATCTGTCCGATTATATTGAAAGCCTCGCAGAAGCCCATTAGGATAAGCTGAGGAGCAAGCCAAAAGACTGACATTGgttgggcatgggtgatggctaaagcccttctcttcctctctacaATGCCAGCAACCACCATGGACATGATCGAGAACAACATCCCAATTCCAATCCTTTGGAGAAGGGTAATGCCACCTTCGTGTTTGGTGATTCTTCGAAGTGATGGGACAACTATCCGATCATATATTGGGATCCATATACCCAATGTTAACATTGATATGATGGCCATGGAGCCTGCAGGGATTTGGAATTTAGGTCCAAGGTGGCGGTCCATTTTCAAGGCTTGACTGAGCGTGAAGGTCCCTTGTTGGGCGATGGAAAGGAAGCAGATGATATTAGAAGCCCATAACGGCACGATTCCAATCAAGCATTTTACCTCTTCGATCTGTTGTATGCTGCAGAGCCTCGACGGTTCCGAACGAGATCCATCAGGTTTTATATCTCCATCTACCACTATTGCAGCTTTGTTCAGGCATCTGGAATATTTATTATCCATTAATTACATTGAATAAGTATATTAACTGTAAAGAATTAGCTAAATAAACATAACTCAAGAAAAAAActcagccaaacaggccttatcTTTCTACAACTTTCTGAGGAGAGTTTAGAACTTTAGAGAAGGTCAGAGTCCACATCAAACATGATTGATTTGTACAGAAAACACCCATGGAAATTTAGAAGGATCAATTTCATCCCCCAATTGAGACTAATTATTAGCCCTTCacatgttttgttttgtttttgattaCTCTCTGTTTGGTTTCTATCAAATGCGggccaaataaagtttttgGGGCCCATATTTGATGGAAACCCATCAAAttactagattttttttttaatttttttaattttaatttttttgtttgttatagCTACTAAAAATGTTAAAACGACCTATATGACAGGTAAAAATAAATAGTAAGATGTACCACCTGAAATGGTGTGTGAGAGGAAGCTTTGAGATGGTGGGTCCTCTCATGGGAGGATCATAGAGAAGCCCATGTACCTCTTCTTTAGGAGGAAGCTTAAGATGACGCTTATGGAAGGCAGCAACAAAAACTTGGCCAATGCCGGAGAAGACGCTGCCTTCCGGTGGGACGTAGACGTAAAGCCGCGTGCCAAGCCAAAACAACACGATCGAGAATCCCATGAAAGCTGTAGGGAGGCCCAGGCCCAAGGCCCAACTGATACTGGTTTGGATATAGACGATAAGGGTCATGGAGATCATGATGACTACAGTGAAGCTGGCGTAGGACCAGTTGAAGAAGCTGTTGATcccttttttgcccttttctgTGGTGGGGTCAAACTGGTCCACCCCAAATGGTATGTTGGCCGGCCTGATCCCAGCCGTGCCTATTGTTAGAAAGGCTAAGCCCAAGAATAGAAAGCCCAGTTGATCTGTGGTGGGGCCCACGCATGGGTTGCTCGGATGCTGCTGCTTGGAGCATGTTGGTGGATGCAATGCAGGAACCACCGCCGTCAGAGTTAAAGCCAATAGTCCCTGTCCACCAACCATTAAGAGTTTAGACTAAGgaaaaatcatatcaaaaccagTAAGATTACTAGTTTATTGACTAAATCAATTTAAGATAAAATAACGATTAGGAGGATAAGAAAAACATTATGGTATTAAGATTTCTAAGATTTAGTCAAGGCTTAGCTCAGGGCCCCACTGCTTGTCgtattttgtttggtatttCTCCTCCACATGACCACTTTGAAAGTTatgatattaataaaaaaatatctttattATAAGAATATTTTTGCTAATGCTCCCAAACTAATTAACATGCATTTTTACGTTTAagctctctctatatatatatattttttggtaataagctctatattatttcttgttagtttttatgtgttttgaagagtttaattcaaaattttgaggcaTTACGTGGAGATAACATTACGCGATCTATTGTACGTCACCAGTCCCACATGTGGATTAAGTAGGGTGGGTGGGAAAATTTTTTGTTGCTACACTAATAGTagtgtagcaggaatgttcctcctacaaggctagcagtcaaagaaatggaataattcactttcccttttggattcataaataccctcctaggttttagtattttctaaaattaccacttaagattccatttccttggttgccagccttgtagcaggaacattcctgttATTAGCGTAGTAGCAAAATTTCGTTTGAATGGAAGAGGCAATTACAACAAGGGAAAGGACATGTGTCAACCTCTAACCGTACATACAGCAGAGCTAGCCTTAAGAGATAACTCCTCAAATATATTCATGAAGGCACTAAGAAGGACCTGGACAATCTGACTTTCCATGTGGACAAATAATTTAAGAAAGATTACAAAAAGACTTGGAGTCCTAGACtttcaatatttcaatactcttggtcctctctctctcttgtacaAATTATGATCTGATGACATAAATCTAAACAATAAATTCATATATGAGAACAAATGTCTTGCGGAACAGCTGGTAGAAGTATGGAGCCTAATAGCCCACCGTACAAAGAGGGCTTCTCATCATTTCTCTTGGAAAAATTTTTGTTGCTTCGACTATAACAGGAATGTTCCTATTACAAGGCTAGCAGCTACGGAAATAGAAAAATTCACTTCCgttttgggttcataaataccctgttagattttagaattttctaaaataccctttaagatcccatttccttgactGCTAGCCTTGTAATAGGAACATTCCTGCAAAATTTCATCCGTCCCTCCCTCACTTAtcttaagaaaaagaaacaaaaattactGAATTCATATATATTACCATTTTTGTTGATCGTTTGATAGTGGAAAGGGTCAAATTTAGTGTTGCTTTTATAGTTTGATACTTTGATTCtttgagaggaagagaagactaTCATTAACCACAACCTCCACTTCaccattaaaataataataaaactgggAAACATGAAATATAGAAAATCCCGAGAAGATGAAATGGTGCTGTCCAGTcatgtaaaaacaaaaaaattgggcccatttcatttattaattaatttatatgaTGCAGGTGTGTAGGTAATGGTTGCAGAAATTAAccattaataataataataatggagGAATTGAAGATAGATAAAAAGGTGAGAGAGAATGAGTAGTCAAATTTGTATATAGATATATACCAGGAAAGAGGCGATGGAAGCGAAGGCCAAAGTTCGAAACCTGCCGAGATAAGCATCACAGATGAAGGCACCAAGCAAGGGAGAGAAGTTAGCGGTACCAGACcagatgttgatgatattgatgGCCGTTACTTGATCCAACTGAAACTCATTCATCAGATACACCATGAAGTTCGCAAGTAACCCAAACGAGGCTAACCTCTCAAACGTCTCGTTCCCTGCACAATTCCAATTCCACTTTCTTTAACGTACTTAACCTTAACTACTACTGTATTAGACAAGTGTCAAAAAGGCTACACATGCAAGTACTGtgaattgaaaagaaaagaactcagaaagagagagagagagagagagagagagagacctagaATGTAGGGCATGGTCTTCCAGCCACCGTGCTTTCTGTGAGGTTGGTGGGTTGCTGCTTCCATTGCGCTGGGTTGTTGAGCTTCCGGGTTCTGGGgtaaggatgatgatgatgatgagttggTGGACGAAGAAGAATTGCTATTAACTGGAAAGCATCTCAAGGAGCAGAGAATCCATGATGAggaaaaacttgattttttcaTGGCCTTCTGCTCCTGCTCCTCCTGCTCCACCACCATCATTGCTTAGCTTAATAAGCCTTGAAGACTGAAGAgtgagtttctctctctctcgatttcttTATAGAGAGACTATCAGTTCTGAGCTATGATGCCCCAAACTGATAAAATCCTCAGAGGCCATgcacatttatatatattaatgagagagagagagtgagtgtaTAGAACATAGAACCACCGCCCCAATAGTGGACACGTCGTTCTCAGCTTTTCTACTCTTACAAACGCCATCTACTATATAACCCTCGTACCTGCCTGAATCCTGGCGGGattctgctctctctctctctctctctctctctctctctctcttactcttataagttccaaaaattaaccaaaaaatCTTGGCACGAGTGGAAGGCACTGGTTCAAAGCCTAACATCAAAATTATACAAAATTGACACGAGTGGGAGTGACAGGCACATGCTGAGTCAAAACGTAAAACAGCAAAATTGGGATCTAatagggggcggaaatgaccaccctacctcctGCCCGAACATACTAttcaggtgggatccacctctcTCTATAAGtgagaattgaagaaattgatggacaaacaaattgaggtgataattttctgCGAAATTATATTATCTGTATGCATTGGTGCTTAATTTGATACCTTACTAGTCATTTTTGGTACTTGGTTGTTGGGTGTTGTATGGTGaaccctaatccacaatggAGGAaaagtttctctctcttattattttttttaatgttttattattgttatttttcaccaaatttttttttttttattgttattgcTTTCAGAGAGAGATTTATAAAGTTCTCTTTGGtctagtttatatttatatttatgacttatttatgaataatgaATTATGATAATAGATTATGAGCTGTAAACAATATTTATtactagacataatagattatataatgaaaattaAGTTTGGTATGCTTACATGAAGAATATTTCAtgtattatattatttatattattattatatagtATAATATGATATATGTTAGAGAGGGGGTAGTGGTGGGGTTGGGGATTGGAGAGAGGCTTAGttctaattttttataattttatcattttaccccCACTTAAGTAGCAATTCTACACATATTCATTAGTGGTACCCATATAAACAACATTAACAGTTTAtggtgataaatcataaacaacttttaacacatgttcattaatggtactaaacacatctatttatgtttatgtgtcactataccaaagagagcctaaagACGGTGTATCCTATTTTGGGCCTTTGGGTTCTGTCACATGGGTATGTGGTCTATCATAGCGCATTCCCACAGCCCACGGGGTATAACTTGAACCCTCCCAAGTCCATTCTGGTCACTTCTataggaatttttttcctctctt
The nucleotide sequence above comes from Telopea speciosissima isolate NSW1024214 ecotype Mountain lineage chromosome 3, Tspe_v1, whole genome shotgun sequence. Encoded proteins:
- the LOC122656686 gene encoding protein NRT1/ PTR FAMILY 2.13-like; the encoded protein is MEAATHQPHRKHGGWKTMPYILGNETFERLASFGLLANFMVYLMNEFQLDQVTAINIINIWSGTANFSPLLGAFICDAYLGRFRTLAFASIASFLGLLALTLTAVVPALHPPTCSKQQHPSNPCVGPTTDQLGFLFLGLAFLTIGTAGIRPANIPFGVDQFDPTTEKGKKGINSFFNWSYASFTVVIMISMTLIVYIQTSISWALGLGLPTAFMGFSIVLFWLGTRLYVYVPPEGSVFSGIGQVFVAAFHKRHLKLPPKEEVHGLLYDPPMRGPTISKLPLTHHFRCLNKAAIVVDGDIKPDGSRSEPSRLCSIQQIEEVKCLIGIVPLWASNIICFLSIAQQGTFTLSQALKMDRHLGPKFQIPAGSMAIISMLTLGIWIPIYDRIVVPSLRRITKHEGGITLLQRIGIGMLFSIMSMVVAGIVERKRRALAITHAQPMSVFWLAPQLILMGFCEAFNIIGQIEFYYKQFPEHMKSIANSLLSCTIALANYLSSLLVMIVHHKTKKHGHDWLDNDINAGKIDYFYFLIAALGVLNFIYFLICAYGYHYKNSTTTSGQVAGENEHVDIELNSTKHLS